The Desulfomonile tiedjei genome includes a region encoding these proteins:
- a CDS encoding ankyrin repeat domain-containing protein, with protein sequence MTQHGRNNPDATDSSVRDSIVEVNAEALLAAAESGNEAAVRAILVAGGSADWRGPSDDTALIKASQQGHAQIVELLIEIGADVNVSNAYGLTPLMSACEFGHPEIVRVLLRSGADVNAANVQGGATPLIMAAAWCASDADCKQIVQMLLDHGAEIDAQTEDQRTALLHAAGEGRSEIVGLLLDYGANIHAKDGLGHNALLMAVTKGRPEVVGLLMERGADPNVRDRLGSPALALAARGGPSEVIAKLLSYGCEIETPDPRGWTPLMWAASIGRDKAIELLLDAGANIHATDRYGATALMKASRRCQAHSARLLLDRGAKVNVHDHSDVTALMRATRTGCIEVVGLLLQCDANVNLSDENGCTALMFACSAGETECAGLLIKSGAKVDSEDEYGATALIYACRAGHRQVVNLLLDYLADVNACDEAGRTPLIWTCMGTTVPALGEHHSEQSARSPGRRADRGLDRAAVVRSLLSADADPNAQDRDGNTALIEAARNGFHEAVTVLLETGVNFDAANNDGRTALTLAQFHGHYAIAEELRGLGGK encoded by the coding sequence ATGACCCAACACGGAAGGAATAACCCGGACGCAACCGACTCAAGCGTGCGAGACAGCATTGTCGAAGTGAACGCTGAGGCGTTGCTGGCCGCTGCGGAATCCGGAAACGAAGCCGCAGTCAGAGCGATCCTCGTGGCCGGTGGCAGCGCGGACTGGAGGGGTCCCTCTGATGACACCGCCCTGATCAAAGCTTCACAGCAGGGGCACGCGCAGATCGTAGAGCTGCTCATTGAGATCGGGGCCGACGTCAACGTATCGAATGCATACGGATTGACGCCGCTTATGAGCGCCTGTGAATTCGGACATCCCGAAATCGTTAGGGTCCTATTGCGAAGCGGAGCCGACGTCAACGCGGCGAACGTCCAAGGTGGCGCTACGCCCCTGATTATGGCCGCTGCGTGGTGCGCCTCCGATGCCGACTGCAAACAGATCGTGCAAATGCTTTTGGACCACGGCGCTGAAATTGATGCGCAGACCGAGGATCAGCGAACCGCGCTTCTGCATGCCGCCGGCGAAGGGCGCAGCGAAATAGTGGGACTTTTGTTGGACTACGGAGCAAACATTCATGCCAAAGACGGCCTGGGGCACAATGCGTTGTTGATGGCCGTTACAAAAGGTCGCCCCGAGGTGGTCGGTCTTCTGATGGAGCGCGGTGCTGATCCCAACGTAAGGGACAGGCTTGGATCGCCGGCCCTGGCCCTGGCCGCCCGCGGAGGCCCCAGTGAGGTAATCGCCAAGCTGTTGTCCTACGGGTGTGAAATCGAAACGCCGGACCCCAGAGGGTGGACGCCGTTGATGTGGGCCGCTTCCATTGGTCGCGACAAGGCGATCGAGCTTTTACTCGACGCAGGCGCGAACATTCATGCAACCGACCGGTACGGGGCAACCGCATTGATGAAGGCCTCGCGACGATGCCAGGCGCATTCTGCGAGACTGTTGCTGGATCGTGGAGCCAAGGTCAATGTGCACGATCACTCCGATGTCACAGCCTTGATGAGAGCCACAAGGACCGGCTGCATTGAAGTGGTGGGACTGCTTCTCCAGTGCGATGCAAATGTGAACCTTAGCGATGAGAATGGATGTACCGCTCTGATGTTTGCATGCAGCGCGGGGGAGACGGAATGCGCCGGACTGCTGATAAAATCAGGAGCAAAGGTTGACTCTGAAGACGAGTATGGCGCAACAGCCTTGATTTACGCGTGCAGGGCAGGGCACAGGCAAGTTGTGAACCTCTTGTTGGATTACCTCGCCGACGTCAACGCCTGTGACGAAGCCGGGCGCACCCCCTTGATATGGACCTGTATGGGTACAACCGTTCCGGCCTTGGGTGAGCATCACTCCGAACAATCAGCAAGGTCTCCCGGCAGAAGAGCGGATCGTGGGCTCGACCGAGCCGCCGTAGTGCGGAGTCTTCTTTCCGCAGACGCCGATCCCAACGCACAGGACCGCGATGGCAACACCGCGCTGATTGAGGCGGCTCGGAACGGATTTCATGAGGCGGTAACCGTTCTTTTGGAAACCGGTGTGAATTTCGACGCGGCCAATAATGACGGGCGCACGGCCTTAACGCTGGCTCAGTTCCACGGCCATTACGCTATAGCTGAGGAGCTGCGGGGATTGGGCGGCAAGTAA
- a CDS encoding ankyrin repeat domain-containing protein: protein MENELIYAAQQGNIERAGQLVADGHDLNAVDDVFAATALIFAASGGHGALVDFLLENGSDVDARNKHGRTALIEASARGHVDVVKTLLDHHPEVNAQDSLGKTALMESCRLGSTEVAALLIEAGAEVEVQDELGRTAVVICTVENRAEPARLLLAAGANIHALDRGGWTALHWAAFEGHVEMAEALLDKEAKIESCNGRRSTPLHVASRAGSTEVVELLVARGARMECEDARSRTALFLAAAKNHLDTVGFLVANGAQVNVRDVLGRTPLMMACVRGHCDVADALLSHRADFTLETKEGYTAMLSACVAGQARMVELLLDRGVDVNAVNSLGYSAVMVAWKAGRQDVVKLLLRRGAASFLKKENHSL, encoded by the coding sequence ATGGAAAATGAGTTGATATATGCGGCTCAACAAGGAAACATCGAAAGAGCCGGACAATTGGTGGCCGACGGTCATGATTTGAATGCTGTGGACGACGTTTTCGCCGCGACCGCTCTCATTTTCGCGGCATCCGGCGGGCACGGGGCCTTAGTTGATTTTTTGCTCGAAAATGGCTCCGACGTGGACGCTCGCAACAAGCATGGAAGAACAGCCTTAATTGAGGCATCGGCGCGAGGTCATGTCGATGTGGTCAAGACCCTCCTGGACCACCATCCCGAGGTCAACGCCCAAGACTCTTTAGGTAAAACCGCTCTCATGGAATCCTGCCGGCTAGGCAGTACGGAGGTTGCCGCGCTTTTGATAGAGGCCGGTGCTGAAGTTGAGGTTCAGGACGAGTTGGGGAGAACCGCTGTTGTTATTTGCACGGTCGAGAACAGGGCCGAACCGGCGCGTCTGCTGTTGGCCGCCGGCGCAAATATCCATGCGCTTGACAGAGGTGGCTGGACTGCCCTGCACTGGGCCGCATTTGAAGGGCATGTCGAAATGGCGGAAGCCCTCCTGGACAAGGAGGCAAAAATTGAGTCCTGCAACGGCCGGCGGAGCACTCCGTTGCATGTTGCATCCCGTGCAGGGAGTACCGAAGTGGTCGAGTTGCTTGTTGCCAGGGGCGCCCGTATGGAGTGCGAAGATGCGAGAAGTCGTACAGCATTGTTCCTGGCGGCCGCCAAAAATCATTTGGACACGGTGGGCTTTCTCGTTGCCAATGGCGCGCAAGTAAACGTGAGGGACGTATTGGGAAGGACTCCGCTCATGATGGCCTGTGTAAGGGGCCATTGTGATGTGGCCGATGCGCTTCTGAGCCACCGGGCGGACTTTACTTTGGAAACCAAGGAAGGTTACACTGCCATGCTCAGCGCATGTGTCGCCGGCCAGGCGCGAATGGTAGAGTTGCTTCTAGACAGGGGTGTGGATGTAAACGCGGTCAATTCCCTCGGCTACTCGGCTGTCATGGTCGCTTGGAAAGCAGGCCGTCAAGACGTGGTGAAGCTTCTCCTCCGGAGGGGGGCTGCATCGTTCCTGAAAAAGGAAAACCATTCGCTGTAA
- a CDS encoding helix-turn-helix transcriptional regulator — protein sequence MAVETEIGLRIKAHRQSNHLTLKQLAEKVGCTDAYLSQIENGRVSPSIASLKKIADALHSKITDFFVESEDDDPVVLSPDKRIKLSLERWNAEIQSLVINPRTKRMHPFYTTIQPGGGSHGLYSHVGEEFGLVLKGELEIDLDGTIHRVRENESFYYNSSQPHSWTNPGNVEAIVVWVISPPTF from the coding sequence ATGGCTGTTGAAACAGAGATCGGCCTAAGGATCAAGGCCCACCGGCAGAGCAATCATCTGACCCTGAAGCAGTTGGCGGAAAAGGTCGGCTGCACCGATGCGTACCTATCTCAGATAGAGAACGGGCGTGTGTCGCCTTCCATAGCGAGTCTGAAGAAGATAGCCGACGCGTTACACTCTAAAATCACTGATTTTTTCGTGGAATCTGAGGATGACGACCCCGTGGTTCTGTCGCCGGACAAACGAATTAAGTTATCACTGGAGCGGTGGAACGCCGAGATTCAGTCCCTGGTGATAAATCCCAGAACCAAACGCATGCACCCGTTCTACACCACGATACAACCCGGAGGCGGATCTCACGGCCTGTACAGTCATGTGGGAGAAGAATTCGGCCTGGTGCTGAAAGGAGAGTTGGAAATCGACCTGGACGGAACCATTCATCGCGTCAGGGAGAACGAAAGCTTCTACTACAACTCTTCCCAGCCTCACAGCTGGACGAACCCGGGCAATGTCGAGGCAATCGTCGTCTGGGTGATCAGTCCCCCAACGTTTTAG
- the dinB gene encoding DNA polymerase IV, translating into MFSTSLILHVDADAFFASVEQRLRPELRGKAVIVGGSDRGVVSAASYEARRFGVHSAMSVVQARRLCPHAVFLNPNFAAYSEFSGKMFGFMRNYSPAVEQTSVDEGYVDLTGTLRLHKAPAWEVAHRLMCEIRSELHINVSGGLAGTKTEAKMAAGLAKPNGLLYLDPHLAQHVLGGLPVASVPGVGKNAEEILRREGIRLVGELADAGPDRLRRLLGRWGEKLWETAVGRDSRQVRTEPLEGQKSYSKERTLAKDTLDYSFVRSVAREMGEKLAARVRADQQAATTVSLKIRYADFVDVTRSISFKEGTNGNREILECLDRLFKKTITRRTKIRQVGVKLSGIGQSTVQTDLFDPKRLQRGIRDGIVDTIRSRFGFHAVRVSG; encoded by the coding sequence ATGTTCAGCACCTCATTGATACTTCATGTGGACGCGGACGCGTTTTTTGCTTCGGTGGAGCAAAGGCTGAGGCCTGAGCTTAGAGGCAAGGCTGTCATAGTAGGTGGCAGCGATCGAGGTGTCGTGTCAGCGGCATCTTATGAAGCCAGGCGGTTCGGTGTTCATTCCGCGATGTCCGTAGTGCAGGCCAGAAGACTTTGCCCCCATGCCGTGTTTCTTAACCCGAACTTTGCCGCGTACAGCGAATTCTCAGGCAAAATGTTCGGGTTTATGCGCAATTACTCCCCTGCGGTGGAACAAACCAGTGTGGATGAAGGCTATGTGGATCTTACCGGGACCCTGAGGCTGCATAAAGCGCCTGCGTGGGAGGTGGCTCACAGGTTGATGTGCGAGATAAGATCAGAACTGCACATCAATGTCTCCGGGGGTCTCGCGGGAACGAAAACCGAGGCTAAGATGGCTGCCGGCCTGGCCAAGCCCAATGGCTTGCTCTACCTGGACCCGCATTTGGCGCAACACGTATTGGGCGGACTTCCGGTGGCCAGCGTCCCGGGTGTGGGCAAAAATGCCGAGGAAATCCTCAGGCGAGAGGGGATTAGGCTTGTGGGAGAACTCGCGGACGCGGGGCCTGATCGTCTCCGGCGCCTTTTGGGCCGATGGGGCGAGAAGTTGTGGGAAACCGCGGTCGGGAGAGACAGCCGTCAGGTTCGAACAGAGCCGCTGGAGGGTCAGAAATCCTATTCCAAGGAGCGGACCCTGGCCAAAGACACGCTCGACTATTCTTTCGTTCGGTCAGTGGCCCGCGAGATGGGCGAAAAACTGGCCGCTCGGGTAAGGGCCGATCAGCAGGCCGCCACCACGGTAAGCCTCAAGATCCGGTACGCGGATTTCGTCGATGTTACAAGATCCATCTCATTCAAAGAAGGGACCAACGGTAATCGTGAAATCCTGGAGTGCCTTGATAGACTGTTCAAGAAGACCATCACCCGCCGGACAAAAATCCGGCAGGTCGGGGTCAAGCTGTCAGGGATAGGCCAATCGACCGTGCAGACGGATCTGTTCGACCCAAAGCGCCTCCAGCGCGGAATTCGAGACGGCATCGTGGACACTATTCGCAGTCGCTTTGGATTTCATGCGGTTAGAGTCTCGGGATGA
- a CDS encoding zinc ribbon domain-containing protein: MPIYEYKCSKCNDTFEKLVFGQEEVACPACGGQVERQMSCCNFKSGAGSGSDGKTFGTAKSGCSSCSATSCATCH; encoded by the coding sequence ATGCCGATTTACGAGTACAAATGCTCTAAGTGCAACGACACATTTGAAAAGCTGGTCTTTGGCCAAGAAGAAGTGGCATGTCCCGCATGTGGCGGCCAAGTGGAACGGCAGATGTCATGCTGCAATTTCAAGAGTGGCGCCGGGTCCGGTAGCGACGGCAAAACGTTTGGGACCGCAAAGTCAGGGTGCAGCAGTTGTTCGGCGACATCCTGCGCGACTTGCCATTAA
- a CDS encoding amino acid ABC transporter substrate-binding protein, producing the protein MHSKGIKALGLALAICLVIGTASHAAEVKPWRIGVAVSLTGVFGKDGSLVKDAYTIWKDAVNSKGGMNGHPVELIFYDDKSDPATNAKLTEQLIVSDKVDLLLGGFGSSQVFAQSAVAEKYQYPLISGGASSDKLFERGFRYYFSTLGKATEEVRGCVDIFQAVQPKPKTAAIVGADILFTALACEGYKKYCASNGIEVVHFELFPMSLEDYNSLFLKVKNKNPDILLVGSHLLVAMKTIKALKEIDFSPKAVAFSYGPTVPKFVEDLKGDAEYVIAASEWTPNMPHKGPIFGSAADFNKAYFAKFQRYPDYVEAASAGGAIAQQLVVQELGLKPPIEKKEDRAKIMEKLHAQTFETFYGKIQFDKDGANAAHPPVAVQIQKGKLMNVFPLEFAEAKIWYPFKPWKER; encoded by the coding sequence ATGCATTCAAAGGGCATAAAAGCATTGGGACTGGCCTTGGCGATTTGTCTTGTAATAGGCACGGCCTCCCATGCAGCGGAAGTCAAGCCATGGCGTATCGGAGTGGCTGTGTCACTGACCGGGGTTTTCGGCAAAGACGGTTCCCTCGTCAAGGATGCTTACACGATTTGGAAGGACGCTGTGAATTCCAAGGGAGGGATGAACGGCCACCCAGTTGAGCTTATTTTCTATGACGACAAGAGCGATCCCGCGACCAATGCCAAGTTGACCGAACAGTTGATCGTCAGCGACAAAGTGGACCTGCTCCTCGGAGGGTTCGGGAGCAGCCAGGTCTTTGCTCAAAGCGCGGTAGCGGAGAAATACCAGTACCCCCTCATAAGCGGAGGCGCAAGCTCCGACAAGCTCTTTGAAAGAGGCTTTAGGTACTATTTTTCAACTCTGGGCAAAGCCACTGAGGAAGTTCGAGGCTGTGTGGATATTTTTCAGGCTGTTCAGCCAAAGCCCAAGACCGCCGCGATCGTCGGAGCCGACATTCTATTCACTGCTCTCGCATGCGAGGGGTACAAGAAATACTGTGCATCCAACGGCATCGAAGTTGTCCATTTTGAGCTTTTCCCTATGTCGTTGGAGGATTACAACTCTCTATTTCTCAAGGTCAAAAACAAGAACCCGGACATACTGCTGGTTGGGTCCCACCTTCTTGTCGCAATGAAGACGATCAAAGCCCTCAAGGAGATCGACTTCAGCCCCAAAGCAGTGGCCTTCAGCTATGGGCCGACCGTTCCGAAATTCGTGGAGGACCTGAAAGGGGACGCGGAGTATGTCATCGCGGCTTCTGAATGGACACCCAATATGCCGCACAAAGGTCCGATCTTCGGCTCCGCTGCTGATTTCAATAAGGCATATTTTGCGAAGTTCCAGCGTTACCCCGATTACGTGGAGGCAGCCTCCGCGGGTGGGGCCATAGCGCAACAACTGGTCGTGCAGGAATTAGGCCTGAAGCCGCCTATCGAGAAAAAGGAAGATCGTGCGAAGATTATGGAGAAACTCCACGCGCAGACCTTCGAGACCTTCTACGGCAAGATTCAGTTCGATAAGGATGGAGCCAACGCGGCCCATCCGCCGGTCGCGGTCCAAATCCAGAAGGGCAAACTGATGAACGTCTTCCCGCTGGAATTCGCCGAAGCCAAGATCTGGTACCCGTTCAAGCCCTGGAAGGAGAGATAA
- a CDS encoding ribose-phosphate pyrophosphokinase, producing MRVGLKIFAGNSNPRLAEAITRYMGIPLGVATVGSFSDGEIQVEFKENVRGMDVFVLQSTCQPVNDNLMELLVMVDALKRASASRVTAVLPYYGYARQDRKVASRAPITAKLVADVITAAGVDRVLTIDLHAGQIQGFFDIPVDHLYAGPIMAEAIKANHFTSECTVVSPDAGGVERARAFAKRLGSSLAIIDKRRSKPNESEVMNVIGDVTGKDAILLDDMVDTAGTLVKAAQALENAGARSIYACSTHPVLSGQAVDKLNESPIKKLYITDTIPTEEKSLKCPKLQVESVAPLLGEAISRIHREVSVSELFV from the coding sequence ATGAGAGTAGGGCTAAAGATATTTGCCGGCAACTCAAACCCGCGCCTGGCCGAGGCCATCACCCGATACATGGGCATCCCCCTGGGCGTGGCAACCGTGGGCTCTTTCAGTGACGGCGAAATTCAGGTGGAATTCAAAGAAAATGTGCGGGGGATGGATGTGTTTGTCCTTCAATCCACCTGCCAGCCCGTCAACGACAATCTCATGGAACTGCTGGTGATGGTTGATGCCCTCAAGAGAGCCTCAGCAAGTCGCGTGACAGCGGTATTGCCTTATTACGGCTACGCGCGCCAGGATCGGAAAGTAGCCAGCCGGGCCCCCATAACGGCCAAACTTGTCGCGGACGTTATAACCGCTGCCGGAGTAGATCGGGTCCTGACCATCGACCTCCATGCCGGACAGATTCAAGGCTTCTTTGACATCCCGGTGGACCATCTTTACGCGGGCCCCATCATGGCCGAGGCAATAAAAGCCAACCATTTCACCAGCGAGTGTACAGTGGTGTCGCCTGACGCCGGTGGAGTCGAGCGAGCCAGGGCTTTTGCCAAGAGGCTAGGCAGCAGCCTGGCCATAATTGACAAACGACGCTCCAAACCCAATGAATCTGAAGTGATGAATGTTATCGGTGATGTAACTGGTAAAGATGCAATCCTGCTCGACGATATGGTGGACACTGCCGGAACGCTGGTGAAAGCCGCGCAGGCCCTGGAAAATGCCGGAGCGCGTAGCATCTATGCGTGTTCCACACATCCGGTTCTTTCCGGCCAGGCAGTCGATAAGCTTAACGAGTCCCCAATTAAAAAGCTGTACATAACCGACACAATTCCGACGGAAGAGAAGTCTCTGAAGTGTCCCAAGCTTCAAGTCGAATCAGTGGCCCCTCTTCTGGGAGAAGCCATAAGCAGAATTCACAGAGAGGTGTCGGTTTCCGAACTTTTTGTATGA
- a CDS encoding 50S ribosomal protein L25, which produces MSKIVLTVDNRDKTGKGPARRLRAAGKVPAIFYGKKTEPIKIAVDNHEFRKAVEQAGTNPLFDLQITEKGEVSTRRALLKDRQTRPWDGTLVHLDFLEVFMDESIQVTVPLEFEGKPAGLDKGGMFHVASRELVISCLPDDIPDVIKVDVSGLDIGDSVHVGAITLPKGVVALEDAGVALATLAAPKKEEEAEAEAPTEEAEAGGKTETS; this is translated from the coding sequence ATGTCCAAGATCGTATTGACCGTCGATAACCGTGATAAGACAGGTAAAGGCCCAGCGCGGCGCCTCAGGGCGGCAGGAAAAGTGCCGGCCATTTTTTACGGTAAGAAGACCGAACCCATTAAGATTGCGGTGGACAATCACGAGTTCAGGAAGGCCGTGGAACAGGCTGGGACCAACCCGCTATTCGACCTTCAGATCACCGAAAAAGGGGAAGTCAGCACCCGCCGTGCCCTGTTGAAAGACCGCCAGACCAGGCCCTGGGACGGAACCTTGGTTCACCTGGATTTCCTGGAGGTCTTCATGGACGAGTCCATCCAAGTGACCGTCCCTCTGGAGTTCGAAGGAAAACCAGCGGGACTGGACAAGGGAGGCATGTTTCACGTCGCGTCCAGGGAACTGGTTATTTCCTGTCTGCCTGACGACATTCCCGATGTCATTAAAGTTGACGTCTCCGGGCTGGATATTGGAGATTCCGTACACGTAGGTGCAATCACCTTGCCCAAGGGTGTCGTGGCCCTGGAGGACGCCGGAGTAGCTCTGGCCACACTGGCCGCGCCGAAGAAGGAAGAGGAAGCGGAAGCCGAGGCTCCGACCGAGGAAGCCGAGGCCGGTGGAAAGACGGAAACCTCTTAA
- the lexA gene encoding transcriptional repressor LexA, translated as MRSLTKKQKLVFDYIRRFMEEYGHAPSYEEIARGLGLSSPSNIHVHVENLKTKGFLTKKWNANRSIDLAEPRPTTHVIEEVPLSGRIAAGSPIEALEDTETMAIPAAMMGRGSTFVLQVKGDSMVEDHIMDGDYVIVEKRDAAVNGEMVVALIRNSEATLKRYRRRGSRIMLEPANPSYQPMVLDEKDVTIQGVVVGILRKYRK; from the coding sequence ATGCGAAGTCTGACCAAAAAACAGAAACTTGTCTTCGATTACATACGGCGTTTCATGGAAGAGTACGGCCACGCGCCGAGCTATGAAGAGATAGCCCGCGGTTTGGGGCTTTCTTCCCCCTCCAACATACACGTTCACGTGGAAAATCTGAAAACCAAAGGCTTCTTAACAAAAAAATGGAATGCCAATCGTTCCATAGATCTTGCCGAACCAAGGCCAACAACCCATGTGATTGAGGAAGTGCCCCTCTCAGGCAGGATTGCAGCAGGAAGCCCCATCGAAGCACTGGAAGATACCGAAACCATGGCCATTCCCGCAGCTATGATGGGACGCGGCTCTACGTTCGTGCTGCAAGTGAAAGGCGATTCCATGGTTGAAGATCATATTATGGATGGTGACTACGTGATCGTGGAAAAACGCGATGCAGCCGTGAACGGTGAAATGGTGGTCGCGCTTATAAGAAACAGCGAAGCAACCCTCAAACGGTATAGACGACGTGGAAGCCGCATCATGCTGGAGCCGGCCAACCCCTCTTATCAGCCTATGGTTCTGGACGAGAAAGATGTAACGATACAAGGGGTCGTGGTCGGGATCTTGCGAAAATATAGAAAATAA
- the mmsA gene encoding CoA-acylating methylmalonate-semialdehyde dehydrogenase, protein MAEKKLKNYIHGKWVESSTTRYLEIVDSTNAAVVALCPDSTMDEVDAAVESAKSAFPAWRNTIPTRRADCLYALRDNLLAARDELAEIIVLEHGKTLSDAKGELMRAIQYVEHPCGISELLKGSISEDVGTGVDEYFIREPLGVFAILPPFNFPAMIALYFTWPVACGNTVVVKPSELCPMTMLRITEIAEASGFPQGVLNVVNGGPQVGDRLCTHPDVAGVTFVGSSRVAEMVYKSATSVGKRAQCQGGAKNHVVVMPDAVLDEVIPNLVNSCFGHTSQRCFAVSNVLVHQDIYDMFRDRFLEACRALKLGGGMDPGVDMGPLVSSAALDRMHIAIEHGLKHGATLLLDGRNQRVDKYPKGFFLGPTVLEAEPDSFVFSEEIFGPVRCMKRVQSLTEAIDIVNRSLFGHTAVIYTESGGWARRFIREVETGQVGINIGTPAPIAFYPVGGRKISFYGSHRGRANDAVDFYTDKKVVVTRWNAGSGATEVTKSSKKAEPTSVVF, encoded by the coding sequence ATGGCCGAAAAGAAGCTGAAGAATTACATTCATGGGAAGTGGGTCGAATCGTCCACAACCCGGTATTTGGAAATCGTGGACTCGACCAATGCCGCGGTCGTTGCCTTATGCCCGGATTCAACCATGGATGAAGTGGATGCCGCGGTTGAATCCGCAAAGAGCGCATTTCCTGCATGGCGAAACACCATCCCAACCCGTCGCGCTGATTGCCTCTACGCTCTAAGGGACAACCTGTTGGCGGCCAGGGACGAACTCGCGGAAATCATAGTCCTGGAACACGGAAAGACGCTCTCCGACGCCAAGGGAGAGCTAATGAGGGCTATTCAATACGTGGAGCACCCGTGCGGGATATCGGAGCTTCTCAAAGGGAGTATAAGCGAGGACGTGGGCACCGGCGTAGACGAGTATTTCATCCGGGAACCCTTGGGTGTTTTCGCGATCCTCCCTCCATTTAATTTTCCGGCAATGATAGCCCTTTATTTCACCTGGCCAGTGGCGTGCGGGAACACGGTTGTGGTCAAACCGAGCGAATTATGCCCAATGACCATGTTGCGAATAACCGAGATAGCAGAGGCATCAGGCTTTCCGCAGGGCGTCTTGAACGTTGTCAACGGTGGACCCCAGGTGGGAGATCGGCTTTGCACCCACCCGGACGTGGCGGGCGTTACCTTTGTGGGGTCGTCGAGGGTTGCCGAAATGGTGTACAAGTCTGCAACTTCCGTCGGCAAGCGGGCCCAGTGCCAGGGAGGCGCCAAGAACCATGTTGTCGTCATGCCTGATGCGGTCCTGGACGAGGTGATACCCAATCTTGTGAATTCCTGTTTCGGGCATACCAGCCAGCGTTGCTTCGCGGTGTCGAATGTGCTGGTGCACCAGGACATTTACGACATGTTTCGCGATAGGTTCCTGGAGGCTTGCAGAGCCTTGAAGCTGGGAGGCGGGATGGATCCGGGCGTAGATATGGGGCCGCTCGTAAGCAGCGCTGCCCTGGACCGCATGCACATTGCCATAGAACACGGCCTCAAACACGGAGCGACCCTGCTACTGGACGGGCGCAACCAGCGCGTTGACAAATATCCGAAAGGATTTTTTTTGGGGCCGACGGTGCTGGAAGCAGAGCCTGATTCGTTCGTTTTCAGCGAAGAGATCTTCGGGCCGGTGCGATGCATGAAGCGGGTCCAGAGCCTGACCGAAGCAATTGACATAGTCAACCGAAGCCTCTTTGGGCACACCGCGGTCATTTACACCGAAAGCGGCGGATGGGCACGGCGCTTCATCCGCGAGGTCGAAACCGGCCAGGTGGGGATAAACATCGGTACTCCCGCACCCATCGCGTTCTATCCTGTGGGCGGTCGAAAGATCTCCTTCTATGGGTCGCATCGCGGCCGAGCAAACGATGCGGTCGATTTCTACACGGACAAAAAAGTGGTTGTAACCCGCTGGAATGCCGGCTCCGGAGCAACCGAGGTAACAAAGTCATCCAAGAAGGCTGAACCGACTTCCGTGGTTTTCTAA
- a CDS encoding PilZ domain-containing protein: protein MPQATKKISAKDIMNDIRARMTDSDLIAKYKLSPEELQVVFRKLLDAEVLSPFEFQAWSIFCNKTVPLKHVRLFRRDRVNFPLPIYEADEPENRGKVVDISANGLGVTGIEAVVDDIKTFVIPTDELLGLPPLVFEARCIWIAQNGTEEGRSKGGFYLIDASAKIWQELRRYIREQTGTSPPN, encoded by the coding sequence ATGCCGCAGGCTACTAAGAAAATCAGTGCCAAAGACATCATGAATGATATTCGCGCGAGGATGACGGACAGTGACCTGATCGCGAAGTACAAACTGTCTCCAGAAGAGCTTCAGGTGGTCTTCAGAAAATTGCTGGACGCCGAGGTTTTGAGCCCCTTCGAATTTCAAGCGTGGTCCATCTTCTGCAATAAAACCGTTCCGCTGAAGCACGTTCGTCTCTTTCGCAGAGACCGCGTGAATTTCCCTCTGCCTATCTATGAGGCCGATGAACCCGAGAACCGGGGCAAGGTCGTGGACATCTCCGCCAATGGCCTGGGAGTAACGGGCATCGAGGCCGTAGTAGATGACATCAAGACCTTTGTCATCCCCACGGACGAACTCCTTGGCCTCCCTCCCCTGGTATTCGAGGCTCGATGCATTTGGATAGCCCAAAACGGCACCGAAGAAGGTCGCTCCAAGGGCGGATTCTACCTGATAGACGCGTCGGCAAAAATCTGGCAAGAATTGCGCAGATACATTCGAGAGCAGACAGGGACTTCCCCTCCCAATTGA